CGGGCTTGCCGGTGCTTTGCAGTTGCTTGGCGCTGACCACATCAATCGGCACCGGGCTGCTGGTGACCGTGCGCTGCTCGGCGCCACGGTTGCCGGTGACCACGACGGTAGACAAGGTGCTGTCGTCCTGGGCGTGCGTCGCTGCAGCCAGCAAGGACAACGTCAGGGCGGCGGTGGGTTGTAGAACGTGCTTCATATCCATTCCCGGCTTTTTCCAAATCGCGAAATCGAGCAGGCACGCGCCTGGCGCGGCGTGACCGGTGTTCAAAAGGCGTTTCGGCTTGGGCTAGGTGTGGGGCAAGCGAGGGGTTTGAAGTGGCAACATACGTTGAGCTCCCGTCCAACGATTCTGCTGCGGGGGATAGTTACCCGGTCAGGCGCGCAGAATCTGAATCACGCTGGGTACCATCCGAGGTCAGGGGTAGGCTGTTGAGATCAAACATAACGGAATGAATTTCAAAAATATAATGCTGTTTTGGCATAAGCTAATATTCTCTACTTTCATTATTTTTTAATATTTTTATTCATAACGGTAATGTTTACCCCATCAATAGCAGAGAGATTCTGGGCTAGGGAGGGGCTTGCCTTAATGCCAGTCAGTTAAGCGTACATTGCACTCTGTAAACCTCAACGATAAAGCGTGATTCCTGAATGAACGCGGCGCCTGTGAGTTTTTCGCGAGCAAGCTCGCTCCTACAGAGTCTTAACTGACTGGCATTAGGGCTTGCCCTCGATGAGCATGGGTACCTACACAACTTTGTAGGTGGTCGCAGCCGACGGTAACTACGATGCGAAGCGAGCCGCTTTTGATCTGCTTTTGATCTTAGGCGCCCCGTTAAACCACGCTGGCCGGAATTCGACAGGGATTTGGGGGGTAAACCGGCAGGGATGCCGGTTTAGCCGCCCCGCGCCATGGATGGCGCGTGGCGGCGGCCCCCCAAATCCCTGTCGGATTACGGGCACACCGAGCCTAGGCGAGGTGCCGAGTGGTGGGGCAAGAGCGTTTTGGTTACTTTTGCGCTTTTCAAAAGTGACCCGCTGTAAAAGCGGAACCAATATTAGCCGTTACCACAGGAATGGATATGTACTCGGTATAACTGTGTTGGCTGTCAGGCCGTCATCGCAGGCAAGCCAGCTCCCACATTTGGATCGCGTCGCATCATTTAGGTAGTCGCTGGCAGTCAAAACGCCATCGGGAGCAAGCCCCCTCCCACATTGGTACTCGGTGCAGCCAGGATTATTGAGCCGGCCGCAACAGTTGCATCTGCTGGCGATAATCATCAGTCACCTGCCGTGCCTGGCTGCTGCTGGTAATGACTCTTGGCGTAATGAGCACTATCAACTCTGTACGGTCCTTGGACTTGCCAGTATTGCCAAACAACCACCGCAACCCCGGTATCTTGCCCAGATAAGGCACGGCACTGACACTCTCGGCGTTGTCCTGTTTGATCAACCCACCAAGCAATACCGTCTGCCCACTCTGCACCGCCACCTGAGTCGACACCGAGCGTGTGGAAATGCGCGGGTTCACCGGCGTCTCACTGCTGCCCGCCGGGTTCTGGGCATCACTGACCTGCTGCTGGATATCCATGTACACCAGCCCGCCCGGATTGATGCGCGGCACCACATCCAGGATCACCCCGGTCTGCACGTATTCGACACTGCTCAAGGTGGTGTCGGCGTCACCGGTGTTGACGGTGGTCTGGCTGATGGGAATGTTATCGCCCACCTGAATCTGTGCCGGCTGATTGTTCATCACCACCAGCGACGGCGCCGACAGCACTTGGGTGCGGCCGTTGGTTTCCAGGGCGTGCAAGGCCACTTGCAGGTTGGAGCTGACAAAGGAGTAGAACAACGAATCCGCCGCCCCCAGCCCCGCCCCGCCACCGCCCAGGGCGCCTTGGCTGCCGGAGGCGTTGGCCACCGTGGTGCTGGTGGAATTGCCCGCCAGGCGGCCGAGATACCACTGCACACCCAGGTCCAGTTCACCGGTGAGTTTGACCTCCAGGATGCGGGTCTCGATCTGCACTTGCAGCGGCGGGTTGTCCAGGCGTTTGATCGCCGCTTCGATCTCTTTCCATTGCGCCGGACGGGTGCGCACCAGCAGCTGGTTGCTGCTCTTTTGCGCGGTGATGCGGGTGCCGGCTTCGAGGTCGCTGGTGGGGGGCGCCTGGGTATTTTCGGCAGGTTCGGATTCGGGTTCGTCGGGTGCAGGCGCTGGGACATTGGCCTGCAGCCCAGCGCTGGTGGACGAGGATAACGTGGTGGTCCGCAACCCCGGCGCGACCTTGGCCGGTGCATCGTCCTTGATCGCACCATTGCCGTAGATCTGCCGCAAGTATTTGGCCAGGTCGGCGGCCTTCATATTGCGTACGTCGTACACATACATCTGCGGCTCGTTGCCGCCGCCCTCGTCGATGGTACGAATCCAGTCACCCACATCGCTGAGGTACTCGGGCTGAGACGAAATCGCCACCACCGAGTTGGTGCGCTCGACCGGCAGAAATCGCAACATGCCCGCCAGGGGCGTGCCGCTGTCGGCGCCGAACATGGCTTGCAGCTCAGGCATCAGTTCGGCCACCGAGGCACGTTGCAGGCCGAAGACCGCCACGGACATGCCCTTGAGCCAGTCCACATCGAAAGTGTCGATGGTGTCCTGGTAGTTGGCCAGCTCTTCCGGGGTGCCGGCCAGGCTCAGTACGTTGCGCGCCGGGTCGACCAGCAGAAACGCATTCTCTCGGGCGAAGGGCTTGAGCAGTTTCTGCATCTCGGTGGCGGAGATGTAGCGCAGCGGGAAGAGTCGCGCCGAGAGCCCGCTGGAGGGCTGCGTCACGCGCATCTGCGGCACCAGCTTGCCCGCCACCGCCTGGCTGGCCGGCAGAATCACGTAGCGGTTGCCCTGTTTGATCATGGCGTTGTCGGTCCAGGACAGCAGGGTTTCGAGGATCGACAGCGCCTGCTGCTTGTCCACCGGTTTTGACGTGGAGAAGCTGACATTGCCCTTCACGCCCTCGGTGATGCTGTAGTTCTCGTGCAGCAAGTCGCCCATTACGCTGTTGATCACCGCTTCGATGGGCTGGCCCTGAAAGTTGAAGACGATGTCGCCGCCCTCCTCCTGGGCTTTTACCGGCGCAGTGGGTTTACGCACGAACGTCTGATTGCCACGAATCAGCTGGCGCTGCGGCGGCGACTTCGCCTCGGGCAGAGCGCTTTGCATCGCAGGCGCCGCATTCGGCGGGCGTTGCGAACCGGTGCCTTGCAGCGCCTCGTTCAGCAGCTGGTCGTCCGGATCAAGGCGGTCGGATAAGGATCCACAACCGCCCAGGGAGACGGCAGTGGCCAGGCAAAACAGCGAAGTGCGCATATCGATCAAGGGAGGGGCTCGCGGGGATGGGAAATCAGGGGTAACCGCTTGCCGTAGAGGCTCAGGGTCTGGGTGCGCCCGTTGAGGGCGAAACGGGCGTATTGCGGGGTCAGGTGCTCCAGGCGCCAGCCGTTGGGCAGCGTCTGGCCCAGGCGCACCGTCAGGGGTGGGCCGCCGGCTTGCTTGAGCATGGCCATTTGCAGGTTGCCGGTGATCATGATGCCGCTGAGGGTCAGGTTGGCCAGGCTCGCCACCTGGGTCTTGCCGACCACGCTGTCCGGGCGTCGATCGGGGCTGAACAGCGGCGTCTGCCAGGTGCTCGCGAGTTCTTGCAACGCCGGCGCCGGTGCGGCCTGCACAGTGACGGAGGGCTGAGCAGGTGCAGGCGCCTGCGGCAACCATCGCGGTTGATCACCGATGCTGCTGAGGATCACCGCCATCAGTACGCCCAATAGCCCGGCCAAGCCGAGCAAGCCCCACTCCAGGGGGCGCAGTGCACCGTTCATGGCGCCACCTGCGCCGGTTGCAGGTAGCCACGCACCAGCAGTTGCACCGCCAGCTTGCCCGCCCCGCCAGTGGCCGGTGCCTGTTTGCTGCGGCGAATGCGCAACTCATCGACAAACAGAAACGGCGGCTGGTATTCCAGCGCGTGCAGGATCGCGGTCAGCGGTTCGATGGCGCAGTTGAGCGTGAGGCTGACCTTGACCTGCCGATAGGGCTCGCTGCTGTCCTGTTCGGTGGTGATGGGTTTGCGCTGGGTGAGGTTGCAGCCGCCGCCCAGGTTGGCGTGGCTGTTGATCAGGTCGGCCAGACGCTGCATCAGATCGGCGGCGACCACATCGGGGTCATCGCCTGGCAACAGGCTGGCGCTGCTGGCCGGGTCTTGCCGCGCCAGCTCAAGCTGCTCGCGCAATGCATCGCCCTGGCGCAACACGGCGGCGTAGCGTTGCTGCTGCTCACGCAACTGCTGGGCTTGCTCGCCCATGGTACGCAGCGGGCCGGCGAACCAGCTGTCGATCAGCAACCAATAGGCCGCACCGAGTACCACGGCCAGGAGCAACAAGGCACCGCCACGACGTTCACGGGGTGTGAGGGGTCGGCGCATCGGCGGCCTCCTGGCGTAAGTGGGCGCGCAAGGCAAACTGGTCCTTGCCGGTGCGCGCATCGGGTTGAATCACCCCTTCGAACTGGGCGTTGTCCAACCGCCGGCAGCCTTTGATGCGGGTGATCAGGCCACTGGCCTTGGCACTTTGCCCGGAGAAGGTCACCTCAGCGTCCTTGACGTCCAATTGGTCAAGCCAAGTGTCGGCGGGCAGGCAAGTGGTCAAGTCATTGAGCAGCGCAGCCAGCGGCGGTTGCGCCAGTTTGCGCTGGGTGAGGTACTGCGCTGCGCCGCGGGTATTGAGCAGTTGCTGGCGCAGGGCGTGCACCTGGGCGACCTGGGCCTTTTGCTGCTGCACGGTGGCGTGCATGGCGTCGAGTACACGCTGGCGGTCGTTGAGCCACAGCAACATGGCGGCGATCAGCAAGGCACCACACAGCCATGGCAGGCTGCGCTGCAAATCCTTGCCCCTTCGGCGTTGGCGCGAGCGTAACGGTGCCGGCAGCAGGTCAATGCCCAGGCCCGCCACATCGACGCGATGGGGATGCAGACCGAGGGCAGCGCAGTCGCTGAGAATCCGGTCCAGACGCTCGCGCAGGATCGCCACCAGCGTGACCTCAAGGTGGGTAGGTGTGCGCTGCTCCTGACGCGCCACGAAGTACAACTGCTCGGCGTCGAACGGGGTGTAGCGGTCCAGTTCATAGCCGACCACCGCCGTGAGGTTGCGCGCGGCCGCCAGGGGCAATTGCAGGCGTTGCTGCAGCACCACGTCAGGGTCGAGCATCAGCACCTGGCAGGCGCTGCCGGGGATAACCGGCGCCGTCAGCGGCCAGTGATGGACCTGCTCAGGCGGCTCTTGTGGGGCCAGCCAGCTCGGCACACAGCCGCGCAGTTCGGTGAGCCACAGGCGCCAGCCTTGTTGCAACAGGCTGCCGCGCCACTGGCGGGCGATAGGTTCAAGTCGATTCATTCTTGCCACCGCACCACCCGATAGGGTTGTGCACGGTCCTCCGCGGGGCTCAATAAGACGGTGAGTTGCAGGCGTGCCTGATAGCCGCCGGGGCGCTCGGCACGGCTGTCGATTTCCAGCACCTGGCCGGGGTCGGCGCCCTCGGCGTTTTGGCGTGGCAGGTTCAATGCCTTGCGCATCAAGGGGCTGGCAAATGCCGGATCGGGTCGATCCAGGTCGCTCCACAAGGTCATTTCCGGCAGCAATTGGCTGTACAGCGCCTGGGTCATACCGGGCAGTTGCCGCACTTCTTCCAGCACCCGAAACGGCGCCAGGCCCTGATGGCGCCGAGCCTCAAGCGCCTGGACCAACTGATGGGCCTGGGCCGGGGTAGCGCCGCAAGCCAGGGCCAGGTGTAGCAAGTCACCGGGGTCGGCGTTGACCAGGTACAGCTTGCCGCGCTCACTGCGCAGGCGGACCTGTAGGCGGGCGTCGTCGAAGGTCAGCGCGATGGCACGCCCGTCCGCCACCCAGTGCCGATCAGCCATGACCTGGGCAATACCGGCTTCGGCGGCCAACAGCGTCTGGGTGTGCTGGCGGTACCACAGCGCCTGGCGACTTTGCAGTTGCACCCAGGCAGCCAAACCGCCGAGCAACAGGCTGAGTAAAGCCAGCACCCACAGCACCAGCAGCAACGCCGCTCCGCGCTGGCGCTTCATTGTTCACTGCTCGCGCTGCCGAGGTTCAGGCGCAGGGCAATCACTTGCGTCAGCCACGGCACCGGCCCGTTGACGCTGGCGTCGATGCGTACTGCGAAGGGCAAGCGCCTGGGCCAGGGCCACGCGTTCAACCAGCCGGTGGGCTGGCCCAAGGGCGATACGCCGCGATAAC
This genomic stretch from Pseudomonas synxantha BG33R harbors:
- the gspD gene encoding type II secretion system secretin GspD, which gives rise to MRTSLFCLATAVSLGGCGSLSDRLDPDDQLLNEALQGTGSQRPPNAAPAMQSALPEAKSPPQRQLIRGNQTFVRKPTAPVKAQEEGGDIVFNFQGQPIEAVINSVMGDLLHENYSITEGVKGNVSFSTSKPVDKQQALSILETLLSWTDNAMIKQGNRYVILPASQAVAGKLVPQMRVTQPSSGLSARLFPLRYISATEMQKLLKPFARENAFLLVDPARNVLSLAGTPEELANYQDTIDTFDVDWLKGMSVAVFGLQRASVAELMPELQAMFGADSGTPLAGMLRFLPVERTNSVVAISSQPEYLSDVGDWIRTIDEGGGNEPQMYVYDVRNMKAADLAKYLRQIYGNGAIKDDAPAKVAPGLRTTTLSSSTSAGLQANVPAPAPDEPESEPAENTQAPPTSDLEAGTRITAQKSSNQLLVRTRPAQWKEIEAAIKRLDNPPLQVQIETRILEVKLTGELDLGVQWYLGRLAGNSTSTTVANASGSQGALGGGGAGLGAADSLFYSFVSSNLQVALHALETNGRTQVLSAPSLVVMNNQPAQIQVGDNIPISQTTVNTGDADTTLSSVEYVQTGVILDVVPRINPGGLVYMDIQQQVSDAQNPAGSSETPVNPRISTRSVSTQVAVQSGQTVLLGGLIKQDNAESVSAVPYLGKIPGLRWLFGNTGKSKDRTELIVLITPRVITSSSQARQVTDDYRQQMQLLRPAQ
- the gspM gene encoding type II secretion system protein GspM, coding for MRRPLTPRERRGGALLLLAVVLGAAYWLLIDSWFAGPLRTMGEQAQQLREQQQRYAAVLRQGDALREQLELARQDPASSASLLPGDDPDVVAADLMQRLADLINSHANLGGGCNLTQRKPITTEQDSSEPYRQVKVSLTLNCAIEPLTAILHALEYQPPFLFVDELRIRRSKQAPATGGAGKLAVQLLVRGYLQPAQVAP
- a CDS encoding PilN domain-containing protein, with translation MNRLEPIARQWRGSLLQQGWRLWLTELRGCVPSWLAPQEPPEQVHHWPLTAPVIPGSACQVLMLDPDVVLQQRLQLPLAAARNLTAVVGYELDRYTPFDAEQLYFVARQEQRTPTHLEVTLVAILRERLDRILSDCAALGLHPHRVDVAGLGIDLLPAPLRSRQRRRGKDLQRSLPWLCGALLIAAMLLWLNDRQRVLDAMHATVQQQKAQVAQVHALRQQLLNTRGAAQYLTQRKLAQPPLAALLNDLTTCLPADTWLDQLDVKDAEVTFSGQSAKASGLITRIKGCRRLDNAQFEGVIQPDARTGKDQFALRAHLRQEAADAPTPHTP